The genomic window AATAACTATGAGTTCAAATGGGAAAGAATGCTTTCGTTTGAAGGTGACACTGGTCCTTACTTACAGTATGCACATTCTAGATTGAGATCAGTGGAGAGGAATGCTTCTGAAATCACTCCAGAAAAGTGGTTAAAAGCTGATTTCAGTTTGTTAACTGAACCAGCTGCTTTGTTACTTGTTAGATTACTGGGTCAATATCCGGACGTCTTAAGAAACGCAATCAAAACCAACGAACCTACCACAGTTGTCACATACTTATTCAAGTTAACTCATCAAGTGTCCTCATGTTATGACGTCTTATGGGTTGCTGGTCAAACCGAAGAATTGGCTACTGCTCGTCTTGCTCTTTATGCTGCTGCTAGACAAGTTTTATATAATGGTATGCGTCTGTTAGGTTTAACTCCAGTTGACAGAATGTAAGAAAGGCCAATTTGCAACAtgtattaaataaaaaaggCCAAATCTGAACGACGGGTGAGGCATGTACAGTATACCGATGTAATAATTGACAGTAATGcatactatatatatataataaaataaatgaatgaaactattaaatatttacgCAAAATAGTCAGCTTTTGTTTATTGCATATCTATACAAACTAATTTCTTTAGATCATTTAGGAGACAGTTAATAGGAACTTTCAGAAAAGTGATACAATCTCCActatataaaaattttaTAAGTTCTATTGTCTTTAGTTCATTAAAGCTACATTATATACCCTCCGGTACTAATTTTTACGATTCCCAACGAATCGTAaaattttaattgattGTGGAAAGATGCGCTGCTGAAAGAAATGATAGACAAAGGAAATCCATCTAGGCCATTGCATATAATCAAGGAGGTACTGGTAGGTTTAGCTTAATCAACTCGACTTTAACGCAAGAACAATAATTATAGTTTGCTTTGTATATCGGGGcattcaaatttcaaatttttttttttaccttaaattttcttcattactTGAATTTTATTCGAGGAGATATTGCTTCTTACGAGATATAACATATTAAGCCATATATTGGATGCAGATTAGACTGCAGGATCTGACCTTATAGGTAGATTCGTTGCAGAATTGCTCCTCCCCGTCCTAGGACAGGAGAGTAATATACATTATACACTTTACATATGGAATAgaaattttcttatatagaaaacatATATCGTGTTGTACGAAACCACGTGTCTGTACACTATGTGCCAGATACATTATAATTCCGACAAATTTTCCATATGATCTTCTTAGTTCCAGTTCCTTGATGAGGATCAAGagtttatttcttttatggAAGTATATACTATCAAGCAGCTTATGGGATGCGATCTAAATTTGTCACTCTCTAATAAGACGCACAATTGTTCATTAAAAATGTACATTTCAGTCCCAGTGGCCGAGTGGTTAAGGCGATGCCCTGCtatttcaaagaaacaGCAATTAGGCATTGGGTTTTACCTGCGCAGGTTCGAATCCTGTCTGTGAcgtttttttattgtatgaaaaatcaaaattcaaTCAGAGAATACTAATTAATTGGATGGTGTATTCATTCTTTAAacgtttatttttttgctATACCTATTCTAAGccacaagaacaagaagagCTGGATCAAACATAGTAATAATCAATATCTAATATGGATCCAAGTTTAGTGCTTGAACAAACGATACAAGATGTTTCTAATCTACAGGCGGAGTTCCGTTTCATCTATGAGGAAATCAGTTCAGCTGATTCGAAAGCAttagaagagaagaagaaatatatgCAAAAGGATTCTCAAATACATAAGTTCATTAAGCAACATGGATCGACCACAGTTCAAccagatgaagataaacTATACAAAGAGATCAATGAAGGCATGAAGGCTTGTGAGGAATTACAAAACGAAAAGTCTATATTTGCTAATACAGCTTTATTCCTTGTAGCCAGACATTTGTccaaattagaaaaaaatatagcATTACTGGAGGAAGATGGGGTCTTAGCACCTTTAGAGAATGAAATAGAAAGTGGCGTGGAGTTGTCAAGGGAGAGTTCTGTGGTGAGTACTACTCCAGGTGAGAGGAAAAGAAGAGGTACATCATCTTCTGAAACAGGCCCatctttgaagaagaagaaacaaagtCGTACAGCATCTGTACAGAGAGGACAAAAGGAAACTGAGCTGATCAAAGCCAGTGAGACACCAAAGACGATGATTTCAACAAATGTGgaaattccaaaatacaATGATGATTTGTTCGCAAActctaatgataatgaagatgaagataaaacCCTGTATTGTTTTTGTCAAAATGTATCATATGGTGAAATGGTTGCATGTGACGGTCCTAATTGTAAATATGAATGGTTCCATTATGGTTGTGTTAATTTGAAGGAACCTCCGAAGGGAACTTGGTATTGTCCTGATTGTAGACAGGAAATGGCAAAGAACAAgctgaagaaaaagaaagtttAGGTTTGTATAGAGCGTTTTGGCGAGAGAGTTCCTTCTGAACGTAAAGAACCGctttaattttaaatgTTTATACGATATACCTGATACAATGAATTCATTGGTTACAAGAAAGGGAACAAGGAACGAATAATATCTCGACTCTGTCACATAACTCCTAAAAATCTACTTACATTATGGTATTCATGACATAGATGATGCGATAGAAGCCACAATGGAGAGAACATCTGTCATAGTTTCTAAATTGAAGTGTCAATTGGGCTCCTAATAAATATCTAATAGTCCTTTTTAAAAGTGTGCACGTGACAGACATTTCTCGaagattttttttattgattttcgaaaagttgaaaaaattgtatgaaaaattttctaaaCATGAGATGAGTTCTATACAATATGTTTTATTAGTACCAATTTAAGATAGGTTTGTGATATATAATTCTATAAGCTGGGTTCAAGagtataattttttctgtTATAAGCAAGTTTACTCTTTTAGACTTTCATACACAAAGAATCAACTTACACACGCTACACAATGAGTTTCAGAGGTGGTAACAGAGGTGGCCGCGGAGGCTTCAGAGGAGGCCGTGGTGGTGGCCGTATGGGTGGGAGACCAATACAACAAGGTCCACCAGATTCTGTTTTAGAAATGGGGTCCTTCCTACATGAATGTGAGAATGACATTGTTTGCCGTTCGATAAATACCAAGATTCCATACTTCAATGCCCCAATATActtagaaaataaaacgCAAATTGGTAAGgttgatgaaattttagGTCCATTAAATGAAGTGTATTTCACAATTAAGTGTTCAGAAGGGGTTCAAGCCAAGAGCTTTAAAGAAGGTGACAAATTCTACATTGGTCCAGATAAACTTTTACCAATCGAAAGATTCTTACCAAAACCAAAGGTTGTAGGCCCACCAAAACCAAAAtctaagaagaagaagggaACTGGTGCACCAGCTGGTCGTGGAGGTTCCAGAGGTGGTTTCAGTAGAGGTGGCCGTGGTGGATCTCGTGGTGGCTTCAGTGCCCGCGGTGGTTCAAGAGGTGGATTTGGAG from Naumovozyma dairenensis CBS 421 chromosome 3, complete genome includes these protein-coding regions:
- the GAR1 gene encoding H/ACA snoRNP pseudouridylase subunit GAR1 (similar to Saccharomyces cerevisiae GAR1 (YHR089C); ancestral locus Anc_5.388); this translates as MSFRGGNRGGRGGFRGGRGGGRMGGRPIQQGPPDSVLEMGSFLHECENDIVCRSINTKIPYFNAPIYLENKTQIGKVDEILGPLNEVYFTIKCSEGVQAKSFKEGDKFYIGPDKLLPIERFLPKPKVVGPPKPKSKKKKGTGAPAGRGGSRGGFSRGGRGGSRGGFSARGGSRGGFGGRGGSRGGFGGRGGSRGGFGGSRGGSRGGFGGRR
- the YNG2 gene encoding histone acetyltransferase YNG2 (similar to Saccharomyces cerevisiae YNG2 (YHR090C); ancestral locus Anc_5.391), which encodes MDPSLVLEQTIQDVSNLQAEFRFIYEEISSADSKALEEKKKYMQKDSQIHKFIKQHGSTTVQPDEDKLYKEINEGMKACEELQNEKSIFANTALFLVARHLSKLEKNIALLEEDGVLAPLENEIESGVELSRESSVVSTTPGERKRRGTSSSETGPSLKKKKQSRTASVQRGQKETELIKASETPKTMISTNVEIPKYNDDLFANSNDNEDEDKTLYCFCQNVSYGEMVACDGPNCKYEWFHYGCVNLKEPPKGTWYCPDCRQEMAKNKLKKKKV